CCAGGACAAGGAGTCACAGATGAAACTAGGGCTACCTACTGTTGCTCACCAGGCACCTCCACCTATCACATCCCACTGAAATTTGTTCAGAGCAAGTTACGAAGTccccactgcagagcagctgtacCCTGGGAGGGCCATGGCAGGTGTGCAGAAGACCAGCTCGTCATGTAAATTTGGGGCAGGAAATAGGGGAACTGAATATGGGAAGATGAAGGGAACACGGAATGGAGCTTGGAGCCTGGCCAAGGCACAGTAGTGCCCTGAGCAAAACCTTAGGGATGCACATTTCTTAGGGATCTGCAGATAAGCTCATGGAACCTGTCAAGATTGCTTTTAAATGGAAAGGCTTCCAAGTGGTGCACTCCCAGTGCTTTCTGGAAGTAACAGCTCTTTCAGATTGATGCTAAGCAGTAGAGGAAACCAAACTGTTTGGTCTCTTTGACGAagcatttttcccccttcttccttttctggtGAACTGGCTGGAGCCCCCTGTTGCAGTGCTCTTGTTGGTGGACTGCCAGACTCATTCTGAGCCCCTGGGCATCTTCTCTATCTTTTGCTGCCACAGCATGTCTTGTCAGGGCAGTAGCCATGTACCTTGAACCATGTCAGGGCAGCATCCCATCCTACACCCCCAGGCACTGTCCTACTGAGCCACAAGCACCATGTGCATGTGGGGTTGAGCAACAGGTGGTAGAAAAGGGAGTTGGACCCTCAAATTTTCTCACCTCAGGGTGGATGCCCCCACACTGCGCAGGGAGCGATCTCTGTGGGATGCTGAAGGAGGTCTGCAaatagaaagaggaaagatgCAGGAAGGAAGACTGAATATTAATAGGTAGCATCCCTGGGTCTCCGCATAATCCCCTGGCTGGCCTTGCATGCTCGCCCTGGTGACCCTGGGCTCCTTGCAGAGCCGGATACAGAGATGATCCCCCTCTCCTTTGATTGAGATCAAAAGCCAGGGTAAAATtaccctgctctgctcccctctTTCTGTGGGCTGCTCTCcatctaaaaaaaaatggatggcTGCAAAAAAGTATGCAGGAACACACCAGTAGCACAGGGTGGTGCACACCAGCTCCCTCAGGGGAGGCAATGCCCTCCTGCACCAGTTTGGAAGCCAGTGGGATTTAGTCGTCATGGTGAGAACAAGTGACCTCATCCCAGTGCAGAGCCCCTCATCACTGTAAAGGCACCTCAGCACCACCCCAACTTCTTCACCAgctcttccctccctcttcctcGGATACCTGCACACAGGATCAGCACCTGTGCAAAGATCCCAGTGCACACCACAGCATCAAACCAGGAAACCCAGGGTCCCAAGTGCCAGCTTCACCACAGTGACATGGGGGATAACAAAACAGCATCCTTACCAGGATCTGTAGTGCAGGCTGGGCTGCCTTCCCTAGATGGGACTCTCACAGCCTGCCTCGCAGCTGAGGATGGCTTCCCACCAGACAGAAGGTCCTCGTCCCCTCGTGGTGGCCAGTCGGTCCTGTCGTCCACCCTGGCTCCCTCTCAGCTCCTCAGTCTCTCCCAGGACTGATCTCCCCATGGGGAGCTGGAAGGCTGTGGACGGGAGGGGCCAGGGGAGGGCTGATTCCAGGAGCAGCGTCAGGCAAATTAAATCAGACACCAGAGACTTGGGGAAATCGGATTGGGACATAATGCAAAGCAGGTGGATGGGGAGGGGTGAAAAGAGAGAGTAGCACACTCCTCCTGAAGGGAAAGCTACCATTGCGGGCATATTTGAATCCCTGTTTATGTGAGCCACAAACTAATAAAGCAAAGATTAGCCAGAACAGGCTAGGATTATAAACCACCAGGGCAGGGCTTGTGCACCTCATGGTCCACAGGAATTCCCATTTTTGTGGGCATGGAGCGCCACTCATGCCCTGTGCATGTCAGGAAGAGGAAATGGTGTCGCTCACAGTAGCCCTGCCAAGGCAAGACCCACAGTAGTAAAGGGTAAGGGTCCcaggctctctgggcagcaaACTTCAGCTCTGCAGGGGGAAAACAGAACTGGGTGCAGAGGCCAGAAGCAGCAAAAGATTTGGTCGTGTGCCTTTTGGCAGCCACTTCAGTGGGATGCTGCGAGGGGATTATCTTGGCCTCAATCTTTTTTAATCTCTCCCGCAGCTTTGGCCCAAGCCTGAGATAAATACCTTTTAACGGATCTCATCTGACGTCAGGAAGCCATCAGTCTAATCACCCAAGCCACCTTTGGGTAGAGCAAGCCAGAGCTGTGGACGCTGGCCCCACACCCCACCAAAAAGGGTCTCGTCAAGCAAGAAACATCCAGCAACCCCATGTAAGACACGGGGAGGAACCTGTGGATGCTAGGACCTTGTGGATCTCCTTCTAAGGGTAGGGAAATTTTGAAACACATgcatcacattttcttttttcccatgaTCCTGGAAAGATTAGGAGGCAAAAAGGGTTGTTGATGCATGATACCCAGGTTTGTGTATTCCTTAGCAAGTGTCAGGATTCAGAAGGGGGAAAGGCTTCCCTGCTTCAATCCAGATCCTTCAGCACTGTGGGACTGAGGCTAACACATGTTCCACTAGGCTGGGGCCTTCAGACAAACAGCAAGGAGGGGAACACCCATGCACCTCTTACAAAACTGGCCCCAATTGTTCAGATTTCTTCCCTTCCATACGACATTTGCGGTCTCCATGCAGCTCTCATCAAAGCCTGTTTCATAGCTCTGATGCTTCCCAAGAAAACACTCACTGCTCTTTTTCATACTCCATATCCACCTCATTCAATTCCTGTTTGGCTACAATATAATCCCATCTCTGGACGCTAATCCCCTGGGCAATGACAGCAGATTGTCTCTATATCAGCATGgaaaattataaacaaaatatCTGCCTTCACAGACAATTTGGtgcatgaaaaaagaaaagaaaagaaacctcaCTTCACAGGGAAAGGTGAGTGTATGGTGCTTTTTCTTAAAGGAGCTCCCATATTTTCCAGGGGTAAGCCATAACAGAGCTTTCTTACCCTATCAGAAGTAGATGGCATCTGGAcaaatactttgttttatttcattaaggGCTCTATCTCCTTCCATCATTTGTTAATTAAATTTCCATCAGCAACCAATCTGCATGTGTCCCTCCTCGTGTACAGACTCAAGCTCCCACTACGTGTGTCCAGCACTTTCCTTTTATTCCATATATTCACAGTGTCTCATCCTCCCTTGCACACGCCAGTCTTGAAGTTCAAGGTTTGCAGGCACCAAGGAAATCCAGAGGCTTCTCTCCTTTGAATTCCTTAATATGAGATAGCCCTTGGCCCCTCAAAGTCTCCAGGCTTCTCCTAGAACTCTTGGCTTTGGCCCCAGAGGACCAAGAAGCTTGTTCTGAGAGGAATCTGGCAAAGGGGACTGCCTTCCTACTTCTGAACAACACAAACATGTTGTCAAGGCGCTGAAAAAAGATCCTGGTGTATCTAGCTTTAGTACTCTGTTCCCGCTACCATTTTTCAGCTGCTGGGCagtcacagagaagaaaactgcattCCCTCCCCATCACTATGTCTCTAACATGCTAATTAACTGCTCCAGGCCTTTGTGGTCCCACGACTACCAAGACCTGTGAACCCACTGTGTGTGCCAGTCTTGCTCAGAGCCCCAACTACTTAGAACTCATCTCTGGCCCGCAGCTCCTTGGGGTGCTGTATCCTTTCTGAGACAGACTTGTGCCTTTGACTCATAGGCCTGGCTCCACCACTGGGAACAAGAAGCTCTGGGGAAGATCTGCTGCTGTGGTCATCCTCCTGATATTCTTCTCCATTGggctgtttctcttctgtgtctCTCTGCTCCATCAGCTCTTCTGCCTTCACCCGCTCCTGCAGCCATAGAGAAAAATGATGTGAACCTCTCCTAGTAGGATCTCACACCTGCTCACAGGGCCTGGAGAGACGCATATGGTCTTTGCCACATCCATCCAACCCTGCCAAAATCCATTCTCTCTTGCAGGACTCATCAGAGGCTGGCTTCCTCCAGTGACTTCGTCCACCGCGTATCTTGTCAGAGAACAACCATGAACTGCTGCCCCATGGGGAAACTCAAAAGTGATTCTTCATAGGACCTGACCTAGTTTGAAGGTGTTTGTTATGTTCCTCCAGCATGGCCCTTTACCTGTTCAGCATGCTCTGCAGAGTGCGTGTACCAGAGAGCAATGGCACAGCGCCTGCCTTGGCTCACTGCCCGCACACCGTGGGGATTCTCCTTGCCAGAACTGAAGGCTACTAGTCTCCCACATTTAGGATGCACATTAGCCtgtcagaagagagaaaagaatgaaatcagCAGCCCCTTGCTCTGGGGCACACCGTACTTCTACAGATGTAGTGCTGCCTACAGACTGCAGGTGCCTGGAATATCTCTGCTAGAAAGGAGTTAACCTTCTCTGTTTGAGATTTGCCTCAATTTGCTTTCAGCTGCCCCCTATTTGAATTTGCTACAACACTAGTGCTGAACTTGGCTGCCTCCCACCTAGTCTAAATTTCATGCTCAGTCCTTTGTCCCTCATTTGGTCAGTCCCAGACCTACCGTGACAGTCACAGTGTccatttcagtgaagaaaagacTCCCGCCTTGGAAGTCATCATTGAGGTAGAGAATGCCACTGtggacaaaaagaaagaggacaTATGGATGGTGAAACTCATTCAGCCATAGTGCTTTCCTACACTACTTGCTACAAGAGAATGCAGCACCTAATTAGTGCCAGaggttcaaaaaaaaaaaatgactctATCAATTATCATGAGAATCCATTTGGGGAGTGTTAAATACAGCAGTGCTTAGCTCAGGGGAGTCCTGAGCTGCAAGCCACAGGAGGTTAGAGGAGTACTCCATGGAGGTAGATCCACACACTCATtctggcttttgctttttttttttcctttctgtgaagTGCAGGAAAGACCATAGtcaaataagtgaaaaaaaagaaccacaaaatgGGTGAGTTGTTCTTCATATTCAATTAAACCAAAGAGAGAATGTCAAAGGAATAAAGGGCTCATCATCAAGACTAGCTGAATAAAATAGATATCAACACTGTGGTTGCAGaagcaaaatattaaatacataatTACGATTACATGATTACCAGTCCCAGAGTCCATAAAGTTATAGATCTTCTCCCATAAGGTTTTAAAAAGAATCAAATCAGGGTTGTAACATAGGGCTAGAGGAAAGCTACAATGGCTTTCATGCATACAAAGGGGCAGGAAGATTGGCTGAGCCATCAACAGGCCCATCAGCTCTACTTCAGAAGTCTGCAGGGCTTTCAAATCCATTTCTGACGAGACAGATAATGGAAGGACAGGAGGTACATGGAAAACAGTTTCATTACAAGGATATACTAAAAGCAGTTGGTTAGTCACATAATCTTTGACAAAACAGTTAATTTCTCAAGGAAAGATAACGTGctcagttttgttattttggaCTCTGCTAAAATCTTACCAGAACATTGTCATTAGAGAAATTACTAACTGACACAAAGAAGGTAAAGAAGAGCATGTGAACACTACACAGTGAATAGAACACAAGTGGCATGGAGAGGACTACTGTTCACCTGGACAAGGATTACTGGAACTCTTGGACCCCCTGGCCCAattctgtttaatatttaattaacaGGTAGAGCacaaatacacagaagaaatcCAGGAAGTTTTTAAATGGTGTTTCTTAGACTGGAACATACGATCCTCTTTCAAAAGGACACTACAAGAGCATGACCCTTATTGAGCTGCTTGGTCTATCACACTCCCCTCTGTAAGAGGGCAGAACACTCCTAGAAACAGCTTAGTAGCACTGATCCAGGAAAGATATTTAATATACATTGACATACAAGTCAGAATTCTACGATTCAGGAAGGAGTAAGGTGATAGGAGAAACCtgcaaaggaagcagagaacTAACCAGTTATAGAAACAGAGCCTTGTAACTTTACAATCTGACTTTATTAAGTCAACATCTATGGAAGAAGGGAAATAGAATTAAAGACACCAAATGAATTTCTTCTAATTCCTACATCCCTACCATAGGCTGTTCAGAGCAAATTTCTGCTCTGGGTCCAGCTgccaaacaaagaaaaggcatACAAAATCTTTTGGTGCCTAGGGATGAGATGGTGAATAGGGggtaaaaaacaaccaaccaactgAAAACATAGTGAATTGATCACATTTGGCTGCAATGTGCCAGACTTCTCACCATCCTGAAAGctgatttgtttctttcacagaagAGTGACTGTTACAGTCAGAAAGATAAGTGCAGTGGAAAGGCTATGCAGGAGTGGAATAGCAAAATGGACAACAGGAAAGGAATGCTCACCCATCTCCAGGGATCTAGGCTCATGGGGAAAAAACTCCACAAGAGagggatctccaaccagagatcctttcctagtggcagtcagccctta
The sequence above is a segment of the Excalfactoria chinensis isolate bCotChi1 chromosome 1, bCotChi1.hap2, whole genome shotgun sequence genome. Coding sequences within it:
- the LOC140247459 gene encoding prolyl 3-hydroxylase 3-like, which produces MDTVTVTANVHPKCGRLVAFSSGKENPHGVRAVSQGRRCAIALWYTHSAEHAEQERVKAEELMEQRDTEEKQPNGEEYQEDDHSSRSSPELLVPSGGARPMSQRHKSVSERIQHPKELRARDEF